A genomic window from Castor canadensis chromosome 18, mCasCan1.hap1v2, whole genome shotgun sequence includes:
- the LOC141418905 gene encoding LOW QUALITY PROTEIN: zinc finger protein 280A-like (The sequence of the model RefSeq protein was modified relative to this genomic sequence to represent the inferred CDS: deleted 4 bases in 2 codons): MDTGTPTEGVCFWSTHVQNRTFPWTYTNEKVPFALGNPEPVNSFEGLVKTDFSSLASQNNMTSDPKNGNLILLLSDFYYGQHRGDGQPEQKTYTTFKCVSCFKVLKNVKFMNHMKHHLELEKQRSDSWENHTTCQHCHRQFPTPFQLQCHIDSVHTLPEPSAVCKICELSFETDQLSLQHMKDNHKLGEMPYVCQVCNFRSSGHQFADVETHFRTFHENTNKLLCLFCLKIFKTSKSYMNHCWRHWSKKSAFPCSKCWLQFSSLKEETEHKTKSHQIFKKPEPLEGLPPEAKVVVQTSVHSTRGIASIVLSNTDPCLSPVKTKKRKSMKTRFSGLPCSKGSD; the protein is encoded by the exons ATGGACACAGGCACACCCACAGAAGGTGTCTGCTTCTGGTCAACACATGTTCAAAATAGAACATTTCCTTGGACTTATACCAATGAAAAGGTACCTTTTGCTCTTGGGAATCCAGAACCAGTAAATAGTTTTGAAGGGCTGgtaaaaacagatttttcaagCCTAGCAAGTCAAAACAACATGACCTCTGATCCCAAGAATGGAAATCTGATCCTGTTACTCAGTGACTTTTACTATGGACAACATCGAGGAGATGGGCAGCCAGAACAGAAGACTTACACAACCTTTAAATGCGTCAGCTGCTTCAAAGttctaaaaaatgttaaatttatgaATCACATGAAGCATCATTTGGAACTTGAGAAGCAGAGGAGTGACAGCTGGGAAAACCACACCACCTGCCAGCACTGCCACCGGCAGTTTCCCACTCCCTTCCAGCTGCAGTGTCACATTGACAGTGTGCACACACTACCC GAGCCCTCTGCTGTCTGCAAAATCTGTGAGTTGTCATTCGAAACAGATCAGCTTTCCTTACAACACATGAAGGACAACCATAAGCTGGGGGAGATGCCCTATGTGTGCCAGGTTTGCAATTTCAGGTCATCAGGTCATCAG TTTGCTGATGTGGAAACACATTTTAGAACATTCCATGAAAACACCAACAAGTTGCTTTGTCTATTTTGtctcaaaattttcaaaacttcAAAGTCATACATGAATCATTGTTGGAGGCACTGGAGCAAGAAGAGTGCCTTTCCATGTTCCAAGTGTTGGCTACAGTTTTCGAGTTTGAAGGAGGaaacagaacacaaaacaaagagtcatcaaatatttaaaaagccagAGCCCCTGGAAGGATTGCCTCCTGAAGCAAAGGTTgttgttcaaacctcagttcatTCAACAAGAGGCATAGCATCCATTGTTTTGAGCAACACTGACCCTTGCCTGTCACCTGTGAAAACTAAAAAGAGGAAGAGTATGAAAACTAGATTTTCTGGACTCCCTTGCAGCAAGGGTTCTGACTAA